One part of the Streptomyces ferrugineus genome encodes these proteins:
- a CDS encoding NADPH-dependent FMN reductase: MSLPSLKIGVLIGSVRPGRFADKVARWFVGEIGRRDDMETHVIDLSEPALAEELKLTLERSEGSGDAPTLAERVGGLDGFVVLTPEYNHGYPAALKLAIDYVYREWRAKPVGFVSYGGMAGGQRAVEQLRQVFAELHAVTLRDTVSFHMAWEQFDDEGRPHDRDGTAKAAAVLLDQLAWWGMTLREGRAARAYDG; encoded by the coding sequence ATGTCCCTGCCCTCTCTCAAGATCGGCGTCCTCATCGGCAGCGTCCGCCCCGGGCGGTTCGCCGACAAGGTGGCCCGGTGGTTCGTGGGCGAGATCGGGCGCCGTGACGACATGGAGACGCACGTCATCGACCTGTCCGAGCCCGCTCTCGCCGAGGAGCTCAAGCTCACCCTGGAGCGGTCCGAGGGGTCGGGTGACGCGCCGACGCTGGCGGAGCGTGTCGGCGGGCTCGACGGGTTCGTCGTCCTCACTCCCGAGTACAACCACGGCTACCCGGCCGCCCTCAAGCTGGCCATCGACTACGTCTACCGGGAGTGGCGGGCCAAGCCGGTCGGCTTCGTCTCCTACGGCGGTATGGCCGGCGGACAGCGTGCCGTGGAGCAGCTCCGTCAGGTCTTCGCCGAGCTGCACGCCGTCACCCTGCGCGACACCGTCAGCTTTCATATGGCCTGGGAGCAGTTCGACGACGAGGGCCGCCCGCACGACCGCGACGGCACCGCCAAGGCCGCCGCCGTACTGCTGGACCAGCTCGCCTGGTGGGGGATGACCCTGCGGGAGGGGCGGGCTGCCAGGGCGTACGACGGCTGA